A genomic segment from Limisphaera ngatamarikiensis encodes:
- a CDS encoding glycoside hydrolase family 30 protein, with product MWVANPAESFQPIEGFGASDAWAAQFVGRWPEETRQQVARLLFSREFDPAGRPRGIGLSIWRFNIGAGSAEQGADSGIRDPWRRAECFQNAQGYWDWSKQAGQQWFLEAARRHGVETVVAFVNSPPVHLTRNGRAWGDGSEHSNLAPERYAAFAEFLATVCEHFEKAGLPFDYLSPINEPQWRWSRRNGQEGCPWTNEEIRALVPVLGRALQTRGLKVRLVLPEAAQLLHLLGPTEGEPLCSDQLRELFGDRSDALLRTPAVAPVVAAHGYGTTTSRTQLRRVRQDLGERLRTDHPRLRYWMSEYCILDENDGGRLRGPGRDLGIEPALFVAEVIHQDLVLAWATSWQWWLAISPYDYKDGLVYVDRNPAGGRVYESKLLWAVGHYARFVRPGAVRIHVQVDPAGARLPDESGPWISGFRHPRSGTYTFVALNRTDREVPVILRMADGSRLRFRSYLTTPEPDVNLQPGPLMETGRAWTLPARSMVTWVSEL from the coding sequence ATGTGGGTGGCGAACCCGGCCGAGTCGTTTCAACCGATCGAGGGATTTGGTGCGTCGGATGCATGGGCGGCCCAATTCGTCGGGCGCTGGCCGGAAGAGACCCGGCAACAGGTGGCACGGCTCCTGTTCAGTCGCGAGTTCGACCCGGCCGGACGACCTCGGGGGATTGGCCTTTCGATCTGGCGGTTCAACATCGGGGCCGGCAGCGCCGAACAGGGGGCCGACAGCGGCATTCGCGACCCATGGCGGCGGGCCGAGTGTTTCCAGAATGCGCAAGGCTATTGGGATTGGTCCAAGCAGGCCGGTCAACAGTGGTTTCTGGAGGCGGCCCGGCGCCACGGTGTGGAAACCGTGGTCGCCTTCGTCAACAGCCCGCCGGTGCACCTGACCCGCAACGGGCGTGCCTGGGGCGACGGCTCCGAACACAGCAACCTTGCCCCCGAACGATACGCCGCTTTTGCCGAGTTTCTGGCGACGGTGTGTGAGCATTTCGAGAAGGCCGGCCTGCCCTTCGACTACCTCAGCCCGATCAATGAACCCCAATGGCGCTGGTCACGTCGCAACGGCCAGGAGGGATGCCCCTGGACCAACGAGGAAATTCGTGCCTTGGTGCCGGTATTGGGCCGGGCCCTCCAGACGCGCGGATTGAAGGTTCGGCTTGTGCTGCCGGAAGCGGCCCAATTGCTTCATTTGCTGGGCCCCACGGAGGGTGAACCGCTCTGTTCGGATCAGCTGCGGGAGTTGTTCGGGGACCGGTCCGACGCGCTCCTGCGCACGCCCGCGGTGGCACCAGTGGTGGCCGCGCATGGCTACGGCACAACCACGAGCCGAACTCAGTTGCGCCGGGTCCGGCAGGATCTCGGAGAACGGCTCCGCACCGACCATCCGCGCCTGCGGTACTGGATGAGCGAGTACTGCATCCTGGACGAGAATGACGGCGGCCGGCTGCGCGGCCCGGGCCGCGACCTCGGGATTGAGCCGGCGCTGTTTGTGGCCGAGGTGATTCATCAGGATCTGGTGTTGGCCTGGGCCACGTCGTGGCAATGGTGGCTGGCCATCAGCCCGTACGATTACAAGGACGGACTGGTGTATGTGGATCGCAACCCTGCCGGAGGCCGGGTGTACGAATCCAAGCTGCTCTGGGCCGTGGGGCATTACGCACGGTTTGTGCGACCCGGGGCGGTCCGGATCCACGTGCAGGTGGACCCGGCCGGGGCGCGTCTGCCGGATGAGTCGGGCCCATGGATTTCGGGATTTCGACATCCCCGGTCCGGCACGTACACGTTTGTGGCGTTGAACCGGACGGACCGCGAAGTGCCGGTGATCCTGCGGATGGCCGACGGGTCGCGACTCAGGTTCCGATCGTATCTAACGACGCCGGAGCCCGATGTGAATCTGCAGCCGGGCCCTCTCATGGAAACCGGTCGGGCTTGGACTCTCCCGGCCCGAAGCATGGTGACGTGGGTGAGTGAGTTGTAA
- a CDS encoding type I phosphomannose isomerase catalytic subunit, producing the protein MFYPLLLEPRFKERVWGGRRLAALYGKALPPGLPIGESWEVTDRPGDVSVIRNGRWAGRDLRWLMEEHREGLLGGARDEGGRFPLLVKILDARELLSVQVHPPAEVAVRLGGEPKTELWYFTETEPGAVIYAGLRRGVTREEFERRLREGRVEECIHRFAVRAGDAVFLPSGRVHALGAGVVLFEIQQNSDTTYRVFDWNRVGLDGRPRELHVAEALESIRFDDVEPGPLPEVWEGSGEGSRRRLVDHELFRVDAWRWEGPTVVKWPGGRCRVLGVVRGRVRVRGGGEVVELLPGTFCVVPAGVAALELEVGGSAELLEAEPGPLESAGSVMSREGR; encoded by the coding sequence ATGTTCTATCCGTTGCTGTTGGAACCGCGGTTCAAGGAGCGTGTGTGGGGCGGGCGGCGCCTGGCGGCCTTGTATGGCAAGGCGTTGCCGCCCGGACTGCCGATTGGGGAATCGTGGGAGGTGACGGACCGGCCCGGGGACGTGAGCGTGATACGGAATGGCCGGTGGGCGGGCCGGGATTTGCGGTGGCTGATGGAGGAGCATCGGGAGGGGTTGCTGGGTGGTGCGCGGGATGAGGGCGGCCGGTTTCCGTTGCTGGTGAAGATCCTGGACGCGCGGGAGCTGTTGTCGGTGCAGGTGCATCCCCCGGCGGAGGTGGCGGTGCGGTTGGGGGGCGAACCGAAGACGGAGCTGTGGTATTTCACGGAGACGGAGCCCGGGGCGGTGATTTATGCGGGGCTGCGGCGTGGGGTGACACGGGAGGAGTTTGAGCGGCGGTTGCGGGAGGGTCGGGTGGAGGAATGCATTCACCGGTTTGCGGTTCGGGCCGGGGACGCGGTGTTTTTGCCGAGCGGACGCGTCCATGCGCTGGGTGCGGGGGTGGTGTTGTTTGAGATTCAGCAGAACTCGGACACGACGTATCGGGTGTTTGACTGGAACCGGGTGGGGTTGGACGGGCGGCCGCGGGAGTTGCATGTGGCGGAGGCGCTTGAATCGATCCGGTTTGACGATGTGGAGCCGGGTCCGTTGCCGGAGGTTTGGGAGGGATCGGGTGAGGGGAGTCGTCGTCGGTTGGTGGATCATGAGTTGTTTCGTGTGGATGCGTGGCGGTGGGAGGGGCCAACGGTTGTGAAGTGGCCGGGGGGCCGGTGTCGTGTGCTGGGGGTGGTGAGGGGTCGGGTGAGGGTCCGGGGCGGGGGCGAGGTTGTGGAGCTGTTGCCGGGGACGTTTTGCGTGGTGCCGGCCGGGGTGGCGGCGTTGGAGTTGGAGGTGGGAGGGTCGGCGGAGCTATTGGAAGCCGAGCCGGGGCCGCTGGAGTCGGCGGGCTCGGTGATGTCGAGGGAGGGACGATGA
- a CDS encoding phage holin family protein, with amino-acid sequence MKRFLQQWLIGTLAVLVAVYVVPGVQYQKPLDLVVASLLLGVLNAVLRPLLVVLSLPLVVVTLGLFVLVINGLLLWLVGWLMAPHFVVEDFWAAFWGALVISVMNGLLTRLTGSGSEGSSGSGGSRGSRRGGSGSVIDI; translated from the coding sequence ATGAAACGTTTTTTGCAACAGTGGTTGATCGGGACGCTGGCGGTGTTGGTGGCGGTTTACGTTGTGCCCGGGGTGCAATATCAGAAGCCGCTGGACCTGGTGGTGGCGTCGTTGTTGCTGGGGGTGTTGAACGCGGTGTTGCGGCCGTTGCTGGTGGTGTTGTCGTTGCCGCTGGTGGTGGTGACGTTGGGGTTGTTTGTGCTGGTGATCAACGGGTTGTTGTTGTGGCTGGTGGGCTGGTTGATGGCGCCGCATTTTGTGGTGGAGGATTTTTGGGCGGCGTTCTGGGGCGCGCTGGTGATCAGCGTGATGAACGGGTTGTTGACGCGGCTGACGGGGTCGGGTTCGGAGGGGTCGTCGGGGTCGGGCGGTTCGCGTGGGTCCCGGCGGGGCGGGTCGGGTTCGGTGATTGACATTTGA
- a CDS encoding acetyl-CoA carboxylase carboxyltransferase subunit alpha, whose translation MRHYLDFEKPVVELQAKLEELRKHAAAHGMDAAFEEEIQRLEQKLAETRRQIFTQLTPWQRVQLARHPKRPYMLDYVRLVFTDFEELHGDRLYADDRAVVGGFARLNGQPLMLIGTQKGRDTKENILRNFGSAHPEGYRKALRLMRMADKFGLPIVTLIDTAGAYPGIGAEERHIAEAIAVNLREMMLMEVPIVAVIIGEGGSGGALGIGVADRVLIMENAYYSVISPEGCAAILWKDRSAAPQAAAALKIVASDLLALGLVDEVIPEPLGGAHNDPAAAAAALKEAVLRHLAELQGWSGEERRRRRYEKFRAYGRFERQPMRLTAPVVESGQGCNGQGSGAAAGAAPTSG comes from the coding sequence ATGAGGCATTATCTGGACTTTGAGAAGCCGGTTGTGGAGCTGCAGGCCAAGCTGGAGGAGCTGCGGAAACACGCGGCTGCGCACGGGATGGACGCGGCGTTTGAAGAGGAGATCCAGCGGCTGGAGCAGAAGCTGGCGGAGACGAGGCGACAGATTTTCACGCAACTGACGCCGTGGCAGCGGGTGCAGCTGGCCCGGCATCCGAAGCGGCCGTACATGCTGGATTATGTGCGGCTCGTGTTCACGGATTTTGAGGAGCTGCACGGGGACCGGTTGTACGCGGACGACCGTGCGGTGGTGGGCGGGTTTGCGCGGTTGAACGGGCAGCCGCTGATGTTGATCGGGACGCAGAAGGGTCGGGACACGAAGGAGAACATCCTGCGAAATTTCGGGTCGGCCCATCCGGAGGGGTATCGCAAGGCACTGCGGCTGATGCGGATGGCGGACAAGTTCGGTTTGCCGATTGTGACGTTGATTGACACGGCGGGGGCGTATCCGGGCATTGGCGCGGAGGAGCGGCACATTGCGGAGGCGATCGCGGTGAATTTGCGGGAGATGATGTTGATGGAGGTGCCGATTGTGGCGGTGATCATTGGCGAGGGCGGCTCGGGCGGTGCGTTGGGGATCGGGGTGGCGGACCGGGTGTTGATCATGGAAAACGCGTATTACTCGGTGATCAGTCCGGAGGGTTGCGCGGCGATTTTGTGGAAGGATCGGTCGGCGGCGCCGCAGGCGGCGGCGGCGTTGAAGATTGTGGCGTCGGATTTGCTGGCGCTGGGTTTGGTGGACGAGGTGATCCCGGAACCGCTGGGGGGTGCGCACAACGATCCTGCGGCCGCCGCGGCGGCGCTGAAGGAAGCGGTGTTGCGGCATTTGGCGGAGTTGCAGGGGTGGTCGGGCGAGGAGCGGCGTCGGCGCCGGTATGAAAAGTTTCGGGCGTACGGCCGGTTTGAGAGGCAGCCGATGCGGCTGACGGCGCCGGTGGTTGAGTCGGGACAGGGTTGCAACGGTCAGGGTTCGGGCGCGGCGGCCGGGGCGGCGCCGACGTCGGGTTGA
- a CDS encoding PEP-CTERM sorting domain-containing protein (PEP-CTERM proteins occur, often in large numbers, in the proteomes of bacteria that also encode an exosortase, a predicted intramembrane cysteine proteinase. The presence of a PEP-CTERM domain at a protein's C-terminus predicts cleavage within the sorting domain, followed by covalent anchoring to some some component of the (usually Gram-negative) cell surface. Many PEP-CTERM proteins exhibit an unusual sequence composition that includes large numbers of potential glycosylation sites. Expression of one such protein has been shown restore the ability of a bacterium to form floc, a type of biofilm.), with translation MKTRFLPALIASAAISVAPMKAAAVLLAYEGFDYTPGQSLVGQSGGLGFATNWLGDANTTANTLIVAGSFTYTDAFGNTLVTSGNRVWVTGDGRPEGDNFPGGVNGNAAPRRLLDVDRGLDSEPTTTWVSLLALRVGMPYEYNSPDGKVAYYGRGVGALQFFYNASRNISSSAGNEMVSIGRGSENTSGIDPNRNVDTWAVLNRGSAAQQVTSTVPLTNEPVTFIVARIDHNPGTDPRVAGAADRIYLWFNPADLRVEPDINSADLTLTPTQFDLNNDRDYVFNVIRLFGGNFNTTVGYSSVQVDEIRIGTTYFDVAPIPEPSALSLLAVGGVMALVTLWLRRRTA, from the coding sequence ATGAAGACGCGATTCCTGCCCGCACTGATTGCATCGGCTGCGATTTCCGTGGCACCCATGAAGGCGGCGGCGGTGCTGCTGGCCTACGAAGGGTTCGATTACACCCCCGGTCAGAGCCTGGTGGGACAGTCCGGTGGCCTGGGCTTTGCCACCAACTGGCTGGGCGACGCGAACACCACCGCCAACACCTTGATTGTCGCCGGTAGCTTTACCTACACGGACGCGTTTGGGAACACATTGGTGACCTCGGGTAACCGCGTTTGGGTGACCGGTGACGGTCGGCCTGAGGGGGACAACTTTCCCGGCGGCGTCAACGGGAACGCCGCCCCGCGAAGGCTGCTTGACGTGGATCGCGGCCTTGACAGCGAACCCACGACGACGTGGGTCAGCTTGCTGGCGTTGCGGGTGGGGATGCCTTACGAGTACAACAGCCCGGACGGTAAGGTGGCCTATTACGGCCGCGGCGTCGGGGCGCTCCAGTTCTTTTATAATGCCTCAAGGAACATCAGCTCGAGTGCCGGCAACGAGATGGTCTCCATCGGGCGGGGGTCGGAGAACACCTCGGGCATCGACCCGAACCGCAATGTTGACACCTGGGCGGTGTTGAATCGTGGTTCGGCGGCCCAGCAGGTGACCTCCACGGTGCCGTTGACCAATGAACCTGTCACATTCATTGTGGCCCGCATTGATCACAACCCCGGAACGGATCCAAGGGTGGCGGGGGCGGCAGACCGGATTTACCTGTGGTTCAACCCCGCGGACCTGAGGGTGGAACCGGACATCAATTCGGCCGATCTGACGCTAACGCCCACGCAATTCGATTTGAACAACGACCGCGATTACGTGTTCAACGTGATTCGGCTCTTTGGTGGGAACTTCAACACCACCGTGGGGTACAGCTCGGTGCAGGTGGATGAAATTCGGATCGGCACCACCTACTTCGATGTGGCGCCGATTCCCGAGCCTTCGGCACTCTCCCTTTTGGCGGTCGGTGGTGTGATGGCGCTGGTCACCTTGTGGTTGCGGCGGCGTACGGCGTGA
- a CDS encoding GNAT family N-acetyltransferase — translation MSLELELQKFPKVVTLKDGTQVTLRPLQSSDEPALHEFFLAVPEQERMFIKYRVTDRAVIRNWCQNIDYGRNFPLLAFAGNRVVGDATLHQQLGGWKRHVGRVSVLVHPRFRGRGLARALVSEIVEVARNLGLEKVEAEFIGEQEAAMKLFAMLGFTHLVRIPDHVKDMQGIKHDYILMELVLRTDEEYAGAG, via the coding sequence ATGTCCCTGGAACTGGAGCTTCAGAAGTTTCCCAAGGTTGTGACGTTGAAGGACGGCACTCAGGTGACGTTGCGGCCGTTGCAGAGCAGCGACGAGCCGGCGTTACACGAGTTTTTTCTGGCGGTGCCGGAGCAGGAACGGATGTTCATCAAGTATCGGGTGACGGACCGTGCGGTGATCCGGAACTGGTGTCAGAACATTGACTATGGTCGGAATTTTCCGTTGCTGGCGTTTGCGGGGAACCGTGTGGTGGGGGACGCGACGTTGCATCAGCAGTTGGGGGGGTGGAAACGGCATGTGGGGCGGGTGAGTGTACTGGTGCATCCGCGGTTTCGGGGGCGCGGTCTGGCCCGGGCCCTGGTGTCGGAGATTGTCGAGGTGGCGCGGAACCTGGGCCTGGAGAAGGTGGAGGCGGAGTTCATCGGGGAGCAGGAAGCCGCGATGAAACTGTTTGCGATGCTGGGGTTCACGCATCTGGTGCGGATTCCCGATCATGTGAAGGACATGCAGGGGATCAAGCATGACTACATTTTGATGGAGCTGGTGTTGCGGACGGACGAGGAATACGCGGGTGCGGGCTGA